AGGATTGATGACGTGGCTGAATTAGGTGAGGTGGCTTCAGGCATTAAGAAAGGTCGTGAGGGTGATGAACTAACCTTATTTAAGAGTGTAGGTCTGGCAATACAGGACGTGTGTGCAGCCGCCCTCGCCTACAAACTCGCCAGAGCCAGAGGCTTAGGTACTGAGGTGGAGCTCTAACTACCTGAGCCTAGGCTTAAGTTATTTTAAACTCCTTCAAAAATTCTTCTAAAGCCTTATGTAGGCGTAACAGTCTCTCTTTGAACTCTTCAGGTAAGGCAGTTAGATCACCCCTCCCATGCATCATTCTGTAAGCCTCGATAAACTCAGACAATATGCCTGCCGATTTCGTCGCGTGAGGGAGCGTCTCTTTAGCGAGGGTTTCGAACCCCCTCTCAGTTATCCTGTAGATAACCTTCCTACCACTCACGACAACCTTGTTCACAAGCTCCTCACGGGTCATCTCGTTCAGGGTTCTGTACAAAGTCCCTATAGACGGCCTCCACACGGACTGAGTCACGTAAACAATCCTCTTATATATTCCATAACCATGAAGCTCTACCTCAGTAGCTAGGACAGCTAAGATTAGGTGTCTGAGCACCTGCGTCCTTCTTCTTCTAGCCACGCTAACACCCGCCGCCTGACGATACCACATATATATTTAGAGAACCCTAATAAGGGCATTGCGTGGCTTAGGCTGTACTATAGCTTATTAAGCCTGGCTAAAATATATTCCTAAAGAATATAGCAAACGTAAAAATAGGTGCCACAGGTGGCTTGGACATCAGCAATCACGATCGAAAGATACAGAAACGAGATAGTCAACGGCCCCATAGTTAAGACGTTACTGTGGTTAGGGTTTCCGTTAATGATTGTACAGCTCGTTAACGTTTCATATAACGTTGCCGACGCTTTCTGGCTGAGCAAGTATAGCGACGTGGCTATGGCCGTCCCTAGGCAGGCGTGGCCGCCCTTCACGTTTTTCAACGCCTTCAACATGGCACTTTCGACAGCTAACATGGCACTCTTATCCCAGTATATAGGCGCCAGGAGATATGGAGGGGCTAGTGATGTGGCATCCAGGTTCTTCACAGTCACAGCGATCACCAGCCTCATGTTTGGCATTACGTACTTTATGCTAAGGTATTACCTGTTCACTTACGTCATCAGAACTCCGCCTGAGATATTTGACGAAGTTATGAGCTACTCTGGAATAATCTTCATGGATCTAATACTGTCTGGCTTCTCAATAACTTACTCAACCATCCTTCAGTCAGTCGGTGACACAAGGACCCCAGCAGTCGTTGGGGGGATTTCAGCACTAATCAACATAGTCTGGGATCCCTTCCTCATATTGGGTATGCCGCCCTTCCCAATGATGGGGGCTACCGGGGCTGCAATAGCCACAGTCCTCTCGAGGCTTGTTGGAGTAGCCACGCTGATCTACTTGACAAAGCGTAAGTTCCCTGACTTGAGGATAGCTTTTACCAGCAATATCGATAGGTACTGGATCTCCAGAAACTTACGTATAGGCGGGCCTGTCTACGTATTCCACGCCTCCAACAGCGTCGCTTTCATGCTTCAGAATGCGTTAATCAACTCGTTCGGAGTGATCGCCACAGCGGCTGCCGCGATAGGGTTCATAGTTATGGACATAGCGGACGCAGTGATGTGGGGTTTAACAATGCCGACAGCCATAATGATCGGCCAGAATCTCGGTGCCGGTAATATCGGTAGATCCAGAAAGATAGCATACAGAGCCACCCTATCTGTAGGCTTACTGACTGCAGCAGGGGCGTTTGCGGTGTTTACCGTTAGGAGGGAACTTATCCAGGTTTTCACTGTGGATCCCCTCATATTTAGAGAGGCAATGCTGTTTCTTGAGACCTTCATCTTCAGCCTACCGTTCTTCACCATGTTCTTCGTAGGCATGTCTGTGGGCAGGGGATCTGGACATACCACAGTACCAACGGTCATAGGCATGGTTAGATTATGGGGTGTCAGGATAGGTCTGGGTTACTTGCTATCCTACGTTATGGGCCTGCAATCTTACGGGATCTGGCTTGCAATGGCTTTAAGTAACATAATCAGCGGTTTAGGCTCCGTTGCGTGGGTTAAGTACGGGAATTGGGCTAAGCCAGTGATAAGGTGAATATAGGTTAGTCACCTCAAAAAACTCTCAAGTAGCTCATGAACAACTGCATGGACTTGAATCCAGCTATAGTCATCGTGAACCTTTCATCACTACCTTAAATTGTTTACATTCAATATTTTGTTATCAGAACAATAAAAATCCTTAAAGGTAATTCATTTATGGAGGATATTTGAATGAAGCCGGTCTTGAGTAGTACCAGGACCTACCATCCATCAGAGGTGAAGGCGTATGGGTTGGAGGAGATATAGCCATCGCTTAGAGCACGGGTCCTTCGTGCAACCACATACTTTAGAGAGCCCTGATTGGGTGTTTAGAGGTTGCTACTGGAGGTGGCAGACTACAAAAACGCTAGAAACCTTGAGTAGGGAGGATGAGGTAAGGTATCTGGAGGAGTTAAGAGCCTTTCTTCAGGAACAGATAAAAAATGTGGAGGATAGGTTAAGTAGGCTGAAGGATAGTCCATAGATGCTATGCGATCTTTGAGGAGGTGTCTTGATCTACGGTTTTTAGTCCACGTCGTAGATGTATCTTTGGTATGTTTGATGTCAGTGCAGGTTGATGAGCTAGGAAGGGTCGCCCTGAGGATCTATGTCTACCTTCTAGAGTCTAGCGAGCCTAGAGGTGTGAGGGAGATCGCTAGAGCGCTAGAGATCCCGGTGAGCAGTGTTTACTACCATCTCAAGAGGCTTGAGGATTTGGGTTTCATCGGTAGAAGGGGGGATGGGTACGTGATAACTAGGATGGTTACATTAGAGGGCTACGTGCTCCTTGGCAGAAAGCTCATACCGAGGCTTGCAATATACTCTTTATTCTTTCTAGGCATAGCCCTGGGTGAAGTGCTCGTGATAGCGACCACAAGCCTGCTCGACGTCGACAGGGTTTTACTAATAGCCTCATGCGCCCTGGCTTTCATATTATTCACTGCTGAGGCATTAAATATGAGGTCCAGGCTCAGGCTTTCTTAGGCTGGGATTGTGCAATAGCTCCCCACTGTTTCATAGGCTACCGTGTTCTAATGTTGGAACAGCCCCGTTTCAACTGTAGAGTTATCTAGTCTCTAGTTGGTAGATATAGTTGAGGTGATGCGTGTGAATCGAACTACATTCGTGCTAGTGGCCCTCGTGATCCTTACTATAGGGATCTCGTTACCCCTAGCCTCGAACACCATGTTCACTAACGTGCTCAACTACAGCCAAACAACCACTCAGACCATCTACAGATACCTAACAGGCGTTTCCAGCGCGCAACAGGCTGACTTGAAGCTAGTAAGTGTGGAAGGGTTGAGGAGTTTCAACAGCTATGAGGAGCTCTCACAGTATCTAAAAAACGTGAGTAACTTGAACGCGTTGACCGCTCGTCTGTCCAACCCGTACACCAGGTATTCCACGTACTTGAGGGGGGTGCCGAATACATTAGCTTCAGCCACCCTGACAGCCACTCCTGCCTTCGAGGCTTTTCCCTCCAAGGACGCGTCTCAAGGCTCCTCAACCACCAGTGTCTCTAAAACCAACGTGCAGGTTGAAGGGATTGATGAATCTGATGTGGTCAAGACGGACGGCAAGGTGATCACAGTTGCTTCCGGAAGTAAGGTGCATGTAGTGGGGATCGCTGAGAAGAGGGTTTTGAGCACGCTTAGTTTTGACGAATACGTCACAGGCCTCTTCCTCTATGAGAACGAGTTGATAGTCTTGACAGAGAGCCAAGGCGCTCCATACCCATTGAGGGCTGAAGCGGAATGCAGGTGCCTCATAGTTCCTCCGGGGATTTCCAACATCACGGCATACGTGTTCAGCATTAGTGACGCCAGCAAACCTGCCTTACTAGGTAAAGTCACCATAACCGGGAGTCTGCTCAGCTCCAGGCTTTCGGGCAGTTACCTCTACATCGTGACTAACATGCCGTTCAGTGAACCGTCCGTTCCTTTAGTAAATAATGCGCCGGTATCTCTAAAGTCCCTGGTCGCTGTTGACCGAAGCCCTAACTCATACACCGTGATAGTAGCGCTGAGCCTGAAGGACCTAAGATACGCAACGTACTCATTTATCACCGGAGGTGGTAGCTGGCTCTACATGTCCCGTGAGAACCTCTACGTAGCTCAAGGAAGATCCTACAACGTAGTTGAGGCTTACCTATCCACGCTTGAGGCCTTCATGAAATATTTACCTGGAGAAGTAGCTAGTAAATTATCGCAGATTCTCAGAGAGGGCCGTGTAGAGGATGGGATAAAGGTGGTTGAGACGCATCTGTCAGGACTACCTGAGGAGGATCGTAAGAATCTGCTTGCATTAGTGACTGAAGAGGTCAACACTAAGGTTAAGTCTGAAATTACTGCATTCTACGTCTTCAGCATAGATGGCCTTGAGGTGAATTTAAGGGGGTCGTTTGAGGTTCCAGGCAACCTGCTTGATCAGTTCGCGATGGAAGAGATGGGGAATTACTTCATAGTAGCTACGACCAGCAACAATTACTCGGTTAGAGTAGTGTACGAACCCATCTTCAGGTATTACACACTCAAGGAGACGCAAGGACCTCAAACAATTGAGGTAGAGGAGTGTAGAGGTGGAGTATGCACGACAAGGAAGGTCACTGTCCCGGCTTCGGAAGGGACTCCCCGGATCCCTAGTGAATATACTGAGCCCAGACTGCTGGTATCAGTGTATTCTGCAGGTGAAACCAGCAATAATGTGTTCGCAGTGGAGCTGAAGTCATTGCAGGTCGCAGGATCTCTCAGAGGACTCGCCAGCGGTGAGAGAATATACTCGGCCAGACTGATGAAGAACGTCTTCTTCCTAGTTACCTTCAGGCAAGTCGACCCACTGTTTGCGATCGACCTCTCCAACCCAGAGACCCCAAAGGTTCTTGGATACCTGAAGATACCTGGCTTCAGCGAGTACCTGCACCCACTACCTAAGGATAGGCTACTCGGCATAGGTATGGAGGATTCCAAACTCAAGATTTCGCTCTTCGATGTGTCAGACCCAACGAACATGAAGGAGGTAGCGAGTGTAAAAATATCTCCCGCGTGGACGCCGGCACTCAATGACCATCACGCAGTAACAGTGCACCTAGATAGAAGCCTACTCTTCATACCTGTCAGCGGTTACGCCTGGTCATATACGTCGGGTGGAATGCTCGTGGTAACCTACAACAACGATTATCTGGCGGTGAAGACGCTGCTACAGCATGAGAATGCTGTCAGATCAGTTTACGTGGGTGACGAACTGTACACAGTCTCGGCGAACTTGATTAAGGTATTCAATATAGATTCCTTGGAGAAGCTGGGCGAGATACCGCTAGTAGAAAAGTAAGTAGTTGCTCACGTTTTTATACTTTAATATTACTAAAAACATTACGTGGGGTAATTAGGAACTACAGGCGGTAGTTTAGCTTTCTTGCTGTACCACCTGTTGAGAATCATGTGCAGTAGTATGAGCAGCACAAAGCCTATCAGCAACAGGATTAACGGATTAGAGAATCCTGCGGCTAGGAGTGCGTAGAGCACTATGCCCACGAACCCTGCCGTCACAGCATATGGTAATTGAGTTGAGACGTGGTCTATGTGGTCGGCTGCGGAGAACATTGATGACATTATCGTTGTGTCACTTATGGGTGAGCAGTGATCACCGAAGATGCCTCCCCCGAAGACTGCGCCTATAGAAGCGAATGCGAGCATGTAAGCCATGTTGATGTCGTTAGGAAACTGCAGTAGGGCTAACTGCCAAGCCATAGGCATCGCTATCGGCATCATCACACCGAATGTCCCCCAGCTTGTTCCTGTGGTAAATGATATGAACATGGAGACCACGTATATTATCAGCGGGACTAACAACGCCGAGAGTCCTACAGCTACAGCGCCGTGGATTGTGTAGTCAGCGGTGCTTATAGCATCTGTGGCCGATTTGATGCACCACGCATGAAGTAATATAGTGTTGGGCAGGACCATGAGGTACATCCCCCTCACCGTCTGTTTCATCACGTCCCTGAAGCTCATGATCCTCCCGAAGAGTATCCATGCGAACGTCACAAAGTATGTAGCCATACCAGCCCAGAAGAGAGCCTTAGCAGTGTCAGCGTTCATTAACGCGTCCACAAAGGGCGTCTCCCAGAACCTGGATAAATTCTCAGCCCCCGTTCCCCACATGCCGAAGAGGGTCATTATAACTAGGACCAGCATAGCCACTGCGAATAGCCAGCCTGAGGCGAGCTTTCTGGACTTAGGCTCAGCACCCAAAACCTCCTCCGTCGGCAACAGTGGAGTAGCCCCGTCCCTAAGTACCTTACCCTCCTTAACAGCCCTATGTTCTGCGTGCAACATAGGACCGTAATGCCTTCTCGTTAGAACCACTAGAAATACCATCAAAATAGCAAAGATGGAGTAGAAGTGGTATGGAACTGCATTCAGCCACATGAAGTATGCCTCGTAGGCAGGCGCCGCACTTACAACCCCCTGCTCTGCCTGCATCCTCAATGTATCTATGGAGTCTTTTATCAGACTTACTTCATACCCGATCCAGGAGGACACGAGCGCTATCCCCGCGACAGGGGCTGCCGTTGAGTCGACTATATAGCTGAGCAGCTCTCTACTGACTCTCAACTGATCTGTAACAGGTCTCATGGAGTTACCGACTATAACCGTGTTCCCGTAGTCATCGAAAAACACAGCGACTCCCAGGAGTGAAGCCGCCGTGCTCGCGCCCTTGGCGGTCTTGATTCTCTTGGAGATCGCTCTTGCAGCTTCGTGTACTGCGCCTGACGCGTATAGGAGACCCATAAAGGCCCCTAACACGAAGTCGTAAAGTAATATCGCGGCGTTCCAAGAGTCCGTTGCGTTTTTTATATACCAGTCAATCAACTGGACCGTAGCTCCTAGAGGGTTGTAGCCAGCCACCATGAGGCCACCTATCCAGACACCGGCGAATAACGCTGGTATGATCTCACCAGTGCTCATCGCCAGGGCTATGGCGAGTATAGGAGGCAGTAGCGGGAACGTTACGTAGGGAAATCTCTTCTCCTCAGGCATGAACTCAGCGTTCGGCGGTGCGTACGCAATTAGAGCGATTATAATTACCAGAACGACTACGACCCACTTGATGATATTTCGATTCATTTCACAGTCACCAGACTACATACAATATAAGTATAGTGGGAGGACCTTAAAAACTTTGTTATTATATAACATCTAGAATATATTAAAAATGCGGATGTACGAGCTTTAAGCCTTACTTAATTCTGAGGTACTCTTAATGCGTCAACACGTTATAGGTTTAGATTAAGTAGAGTGGAAGGCTTAGACACGTTACACCTCCATCGCATTTCCTGAACTCAGACACATCTACTTCAATGACTCTATATCCTGAGCTCCTCAACCTCTCAACAGTTTTAGGGTATCCTTCAGGAAGAAGTATCTTGTTGTCGCCCAGATACAGCATGTTCGCTGCATACGCTTCCTCCAATGGCACGCGGATCTGCATGAACCCTTCAAAAAATAGTGGGTCAACAAGCTCTGGGACTATTGCAACCGCCTTATTTCCTATGTAATTGACTGCTGAGAGTAGGTGAAACACCTTACTCGTAGGAACAGCTATTACCTTATGGTCTTCGAGAAAATGCCTCAGGGCCTCAATGCCAAAGGAATTCGTCCTGGAAGTCATGCCGGCATACACCATGCCAATGTTGGTAATCAGGACGTCTCCGCCTTCAAGCGTCGCCGGCGGCCCTACTCTGTAGGTGGTAAATCCTGCTTTTTTGAGAAAATTCTCCACACTGTCCTCTTCCCCCCTCCTCTTCGCCTCCCCGAATCTCGAGATCAGCGCCTGTCTCTTAGAGGACCTAACTATCGCGGTGTCCTGTACGAATACGGAGTCAGGAGAGCCCTCAAGCTGAGGTAGCGTGTAGACGTGGATGCCTTCTTCACAAAGTATCTTAATGTACTCTTCATGTTGTTTGAGCGCCAGGTTCACATCTAACGTATCTTTAAAAGGATGGGTTGAAACACACTTAGTAAGGTCTTTAGTAGGCGGTCTAACAATGACGGAGTCAAAAAGCCTAGAGCCTGGGGTTCCCTCACCTGCAGGCAACTCACACCAACCCCAATAATTTCATTGCTGACCTAAATAAATGAGTTCGTAATGTTAGATAGACAGGCAATTCAATATTGCTATTCCATAAAGTTAAGTCTTGTTTAGCTTTAATACTTTTCTTAGTTAATTAATGGAGGTGGTATTAGTTTTGCGGGATTCTTCATTTGGTGAGATGAGTAAAGTAGAGAGGGAATACTCCAGAAAATTAATAGACTCTGCCAAGGAAGTTAAGAATGACGTAGTCAGAATAGTTATGGTAGTTGTTGCTCAAGACTCTCTTAAACACTCCATGATTTATGATGCACTGGTAGAGTTGCTTAGGGGGGAGAGACCAGTCATAGACGAGACAGAATTAGTCAGGATAGGTGATGAAATAGAACATCACATAAGAACTGAGGAAGAGATGATAAAGTATTTGAGGGATTCGATAGAAAGTGGGACAAGCAACAAGGCAATTAAGTTCCTTCTAGAGACTCTCCTCAGAGATGAGCTCTATCATCACGCGCTCCTAAAAAGGATC
This window of the Zestosphaera sp. genome carries:
- a CDS encoding PadR family transcriptional regulator is translated as MARRRRTQVLRHLILAVLATEVELHGYGIYKRIVYVTQSVWRPSIGTLYRTLNEMTREELVNKVVVSGRKVIYRITERGFETLAKETLPHATKSAGILSEFIEAYRMMHGRGDLTALPEEFKERLLRLHKALEEFLKEFKIT
- a CDS encoding MATE family efflux transporter codes for the protein MAWTSAITIERYRNEIVNGPIVKTLLWLGFPLMIVQLVNVSYNVADAFWLSKYSDVAMAVPRQAWPPFTFFNAFNMALSTANMALLSQYIGARRYGGASDVASRFFTVTAITSLMFGITYFMLRYYLFTYVIRTPPEIFDEVMSYSGIIFMDLILSGFSITYSTILQSVGDTRTPAVVGGISALINIVWDPFLILGMPPFPMMGATGAAIATVLSRLVGVATLIYLTKRKFPDLRIAFTSNIDRYWISRNLRIGGPVYVFHASNSVAFMLQNALINSFGVIATAAAAIGFIVMDIADAVMWGLTMPTAIMIGQNLGAGNIGRSRKIAYRATLSVGLLTAAGAFAVFTVRRELIQVFTVDPLIFREAMLFLETFIFSLPFFTMFFVGMSVGRGSGHTTVPTVIGMVRLWGVRIGLGYLLSYVMGLQSYGIWLAMALSNIISGLGSVAWVKYGNWAKPVIR
- a CDS encoding DUF5320 domain-containing protein; protein product: MGWRRYSHRLEHGSFVQPHTLESPDWVFRGCYWRWQTTKTLETLSREDEVRYLEELRAFLQEQIKNVEDRLSRLKDSP
- a CDS encoding winged helix-turn-helix domain-containing protein, coding for MSVQVDELGRVALRIYVYLLESSEPRGVREIARALEIPVSSVYYHLKRLEDLGFIGRRGDGYVITRMVTLEGYVLLGRKLIPRLAIYSLFFLGIALGEVLVIATTSLLDVDRVLLIASCALAFILFTAEALNMRSRLRLS
- a CDS encoding beta-propeller domain-containing protein codes for the protein MRVNRTTFVLVALVILTIGISLPLASNTMFTNVLNYSQTTTQTIYRYLTGVSSAQQADLKLVSVEGLRSFNSYEELSQYLKNVSNLNALTARLSNPYTRYSTYLRGVPNTLASATLTATPAFEAFPSKDASQGSSTTSVSKTNVQVEGIDESDVVKTDGKVITVASGSKVHVVGIAEKRVLSTLSFDEYVTGLFLYENELIVLTESQGAPYPLRAEAECRCLIVPPGISNITAYVFSISDASKPALLGKVTITGSLLSSRLSGSYLYIVTNMPFSEPSVPLVNNAPVSLKSLVAVDRSPNSYTVIVALSLKDLRYATYSFITGGGSWLYMSRENLYVAQGRSYNVVEAYLSTLEAFMKYLPGEVASKLSQILREGRVEDGIKVVETHLSGLPEEDRKNLLALVTEEVNTKVKSEITAFYVFSIDGLEVNLRGSFEVPGNLLDQFAMEEMGNYFIVATTSNNYSVRVVYEPIFRYYTLKETQGPQTIEVEECRGGVCTTRKVTVPASEGTPRIPSEYTEPRLLVSVYSAGETSNNVFAVELKSLQVAGSLRGLASGERIYSARLMKNVFFLVTFRQVDPLFAIDLSNPETPKVLGYLKIPGFSEYLHPLPKDRLLGIGMEDSKLKISLFDVSDPTNMKEVASVKISPAWTPALNDHHAVTVHLDRSLLFIPVSGYAWSYTSGGMLVVTYNNDYLAVKTLLQHENAVRSVYVGDELYTVSANLIKVFNIDSLEKLGEIPLVEK
- a CDS encoding Na+/H+ antiporter NhaC family protein — protein: MNRNIIKWVVVVLVIIIALIAYAPPNAEFMPEEKRFPYVTFPLLPPILAIALAMSTGEIIPALFAGVWIGGLMVAGYNPLGATVQLIDWYIKNATDSWNAAILLYDFVLGAFMGLLYASGAVHEAARAISKRIKTAKGASTAASLLGVAVFFDDYGNTVIVGNSMRPVTDQLRVSRELLSYIVDSTAAPVAGIALVSSWIGYEVSLIKDSIDTLRMQAEQGVVSAAPAYEAYFMWLNAVPYHFYSIFAILMVFLVVLTRRHYGPMLHAEHRAVKEGKVLRDGATPLLPTEEVLGAEPKSRKLASGWLFAVAMLVLVIMTLFGMWGTGAENLSRFWETPFVDALMNADTAKALFWAGMATYFVTFAWILFGRIMSFRDVMKQTVRGMYLMVLPNTILLHAWCIKSATDAISTADYTIHGAVAVGLSALLVPLIIYVVSMFISFTTGTSWGTFGVMMPIAMPMAWQLALLQFPNDINMAYMLAFASIGAVFGGGIFGDHCSPISDTTIMSSMFSAADHIDHVSTQLPYAVTAGFVGIVLYALLAAGFSNPLILLLIGFVLLILLHMILNRWYSKKAKLPPVVPNYPT
- a CDS encoding arginine deiminase family protein; the protein is MPAGEGTPGSRLFDSVIVRPPTKDLTKCVSTHPFKDTLDVNLALKQHEEYIKILCEEGIHVYTLPQLEGSPDSVFVQDTAIVRSSKRQALISRFGEAKRRGEEDSVENFLKKAGFTTYRVGPPATLEGGDVLITNIGMVYAGMTSRTNSFGIEALRHFLEDHKVIAVPTSKVFHLLSAVNYIGNKAVAIVPELVDPLFFEGFMQIRVPLEEAYAANMLYLGDNKILLPEGYPKTVERLRSSGYRVIEVDVSEFRKCDGGVTCLSLPLYLI
- a CDS encoding ferritin-like domain-containing protein; the protein is MSKVEREYSRKLIDSAKEVKNDVVRIVMVVVAQDSLKHSMIYDALVELLRGERPVIDETELVRIGDEIEHHIRTEEEMIKYLRDSIESGTSNKAIKFLLETLLRDELYHHALLKRIYEMIIRKEAFTESDLWGLIWKDVIFHGAPGG